Proteins encoded together in one Pseudomonas oryzicola window:
- the tuf gene encoding elongation factor Tu: MAKEKFDRSLPHVNVGTIGHVDHGKTTLTAALTRVCSEVFGSAVVEFDKIDSAPEEKARGITINTAHVEYNSNIRHYAHVDCPGHADYVKNMITGAAQMDGAILVCSAADGPMPQTREHILLSRQVGVPYIVVFLNKADLVDDAELLELVEMEVRDLLSTYDFPGDDTPIIIGSARMALEGKDDNEMGTTAVKKLVETLDAYIPEPVRAIDQPFLMPIEDVFSISGRGTVVTGRIERGIVKVQDPLEIVGLRDTTTTTCTGVEMFRKLLDEGRAGENCGVLLRGTKRDDVERGQVLVKPGSVKPHTKFTAEVYVLSKEEGGRHTPFFKGYRPQFYFRTTDVTGNCELPEGVEMVMPGDNIQMTVTLIKTIAMEDGLRFAIREGGRTVGAGVVAKIIE; this comes from the coding sequence GTGGCTAAAGAAAAATTTGATCGTTCCCTTCCCCACGTTAACGTCGGCACCATCGGCCACGTTGACCACGGTAAGACCACTCTGACCGCAGCTCTGACTCGCGTCTGCTCCGAAGTATTCGGTTCGGCAGTCGTTGAGTTCGACAAGATCGACTCGGCTCCGGAAGAAAAAGCGCGCGGTATCACCATCAACACCGCTCACGTCGAGTACAACTCGAACATTCGTCACTACGCTCACGTTGACTGCCCAGGTCACGCTGACTACGTGAAGAACATGATCACCGGTGCTGCCCAGATGGACGGCGCGATCCTGGTTTGCTCGGCCGCCGATGGTCCGATGCCACAAACCCGTGAGCACATCCTGCTGTCCCGTCAGGTAGGCGTTCCGTACATCGTGGTCTTCCTGAACAAGGCTGACCTGGTAGACGACGCCGAGCTGCTGGAACTGGTCGAGATGGAAGTTCGCGACCTGCTGTCCACCTACGACTTCCCAGGCGACGACACCCCGATCATCATCGGTTCGGCTCGTATGGCGCTGGAAGGCAAAGACGACAACGAAATGGGCACTACCGCTGTCAAGAAGCTGGTAGAAACTCTGGATGCCTACATCCCTGAGCCAGTTCGTGCCATCGACCAGCCATTCCTGATGCCGATCGAAGACGTATTCTCGATCTCGGGTCGTGGTACCGTTGTTACTGGCCGTATCGAGCGTGGTATCGTCAAGGTTCAAGACCCGCTGGAAATCGTTGGTCTGCGTGACACCACCACCACCACCTGCACCGGTGTTGAAATGTTCCGCAAGCTGCTGGACGAAGGCCGTGCTGGCGAGAACTGCGGCGTTCTGCTGCGTGGTACCAAGCGTGACGACGTTGAGCGTGGCCAGGTTCTGGTCAAGCCAGGTTCGGTCAAGCCGCACACCAAGTTCACCGCAGAAGTCTACGTCCTGTCGAAGGAAGAAGGCGGTCGTCACACTCCGTTCTTCAAAGGCTACCGTCCTCAGTTCTACTTCCGTACCACTGACGTGACCGGTAACTGCGAACTGCCGGAAGGCGTTGAAATGGTAATGCCAGGTGACAACATTCAGATGACTGTTACCCTG
- the fusA gene encoding elongation factor G, translated as MARTTAINRYRNIGICAHVDAGKTTTTERILFYTGLSHKMGEVHDGAATTDWMVQEQERGITITSAAVTTFWKGSRGQYDNYRVNVIDTPGHVDFTIEVERSLRVLDGAVVVFCGTSGVEPQSETVWRQANKYGVPRVVYVNKMDRAGANFLRVVGQIKNRLGHTPVPVQLAIGAEDDFQGQVDLIKMKAIYWNEDDKGTTYREEEIPAELVDLANEWRSNMVEAAAEANEELMNKYLEEGDLSVEDIKAGLRARTLASEIVPAVCGSSFKNKGVPLVLDAVIDYLPAPTEIPAIKGINPDDADLAKDDPAVRQDERHADDNEPFSALAFKIATDPFVGTLTFVRVYSGVLSSGDSVINSVKGKKERVGRMVQMHANQREEIKEVRAGDIAALIGMKDVTTGETLCDADKPIILERMDFPEPVISLSVEPKTKQDQEKMGIALGKLAQEDPSFRVKTDEETGQTIISGMGELHLDIIVDRMKREFNVEANIGKPQVSYREKITKSGVEIEGKFVRQSGGRGQFGHCWIRFSEPDQDEKGNITEGLVFTNEVVGGVVPKEYIPAIQKGIEEQMKNGVVAGYPLIGLKATVFDGSYHDVDSNEMAFKIAASMATKQLAQKGGGVVLEPIMKVEVVTPEDYMGDVMGDLNRRRGLIQGMDDSVSGKVIRAEVPLGEMFGYATDVRSMSQGRASYSMEFSKYSEAPSNIVEALVKKQG; from the coding sequence ATGGCTCGTACTACAGCAATTAACCGCTACCGTAACATCGGTATTTGCGCCCACGTTGACGCGGGCAAGACTACCACTACCGAGCGGATCCTGTTCTACACAGGTCTGAGCCACAAGATGGGCGAGGTGCACGACGGCGCCGCGACCACCGACTGGATGGTGCAGGAGCAGGAGCGCGGTATCACCATTACCTCCGCTGCCGTTACCACCTTCTGGAAAGGTTCCCGTGGTCAGTACGACAACTACCGCGTAAACGTCATCGATACCCCCGGCCACGTTGACTTCACCATTGAAGTAGAGCGTTCGCTGCGCGTACTCGACGGCGCGGTCGTTGTGTTCTGCGGTACCTCCGGCGTTGAGCCGCAGTCCGAAACCGTATGGCGTCAGGCCAACAAGTACGGCGTTCCACGTGTTGTCTACGTGAACAAGATGGACCGTGCCGGTGCCAACTTCCTGCGCGTTGTCGGCCAGATCAAGAACCGCCTGGGTCACACCCCGGTTCCGGTCCAGCTGGCTATCGGTGCAGAAGACGACTTCCAGGGTCAGGTCGACCTGATCAAGATGAAAGCCATCTACTGGAACGAAGACGACAAGGGCACCACCTACCGCGAGGAAGAGATTCCTGCCGAGCTGGTTGACCTGGCCAACGAATGGCGCAGCAACATGGTCGAGGCAGCTGCCGAAGCCAATGAAGAGCTGATGAACAAGTACCTTGAAGAAGGTGACCTGTCCGTCGAAGACATCAAGGCTGGTCTGCGCGCCCGTACTCTGGCGAGCGAGATCGTTCCTGCTGTCTGCGGCTCCTCGTTCAAGAACAAGGGCGTGCCCCTGGTTCTCGACGCCGTTATCGACTACCTGCCGGCTCCGACCGAGATCCCTGCAATCAAGGGTATCAATCCGGACGACGCCGACCTGGCCAAGGACGACCCGGCTGTTCGCCAGGACGAGCGTCACGCCGACGACAACGAGCCGTTCTCGGCTCTGGCGTTCAAGATCGCTACCGACCCGTTCGTAGGTACCCTGACCTTCGTTCGCGTCTACTCGGGCGTTCTGAGCTCCGGTGACTCGGTCATCAACTCGGTAAAAGGCAAGAAAGAGCGCGTTGGTCGTATGGTGCAGATGCACGCCAACCAGCGTGAAGAGATCAAGGAAGTACGCGCTGGCGACATCGCGGCCCTGATCGGCATGAAGGACGTTACCACTGGTGAAACCCTGTGCGACGCCGACAAGCCAATCATCCTTGAGCGTATGGACTTCCCTGAGCCGGTAATTTCCCTGTCGGTTGAGCCGAAGACCAAGCAAGACCAGGAAAAGATGGGTATCGCTCTGGGCAAGCTGGCCCAGGAAGACCCGTCGTTCCGCGTCAAGACCGACGAAGAAACCGGCCAGACCATCATCTCCGGTATGGGTGAGCTGCACCTGGACATCATCGTTGACCGCATGAAGCGCGAGTTCAACGTTGAGGCCAACATCGGCAAGCCGCAGGTTTCCTACCGCGAGAAGATCACCAAGTCTGGTGTCGAGATCGAAGGTAAGTTCGTTCGTCAGTCCGGTGGTCGTGGTCAGTTCGGTCACTGCTGGATCCGCTTCTCCGAGCCGGATCAGGACGAAAAAGGCAACATCACCGAAGGCCTGGTCTTCACCAACGAAGTCGTTGGCGGTGTGGTTCCCAAGGAATACATCCCGGCGATCCAGAAGGGTATCGAAGAGCAGATGAAGAACGGCGTTGTTGCCGGCTATCCTCTGATCGGTCTGAAGGCTACCGTGTTCGACGGTTCGTACCACGACGTCGACTCCAACGAGATGGCGTTCAAGATCGCGGCCTCCATGGCGACCAAGCAGCTGGCCCAGAAGGGCGGCGGTGTTGTGCTTGAGCCGATCATGAAGGTTGAGGTAGTAACCCCTGAGGACTACATGGGTGACGTGATGGGTGACCTGAACCGTCGTCGTGGTCTGATCCAGGGTATGGATGACTCGGTTTCCGGCAAGGTTATCCGTGCAGAAGTCCCGCTGGGAGAGATGTTCGGTTATGCGACCGACGTTCGTTCCATGTCTCAGGGTCGCGCAAGCTACTCCATGGAATTCTCCAAGTACTCCGAAGCTCCGTCGAACATCGTCGAAGCACTCGTTAAAAAACAAGGCTAA
- the rpsG gene encoding 30S ribosomal protein S7, with protein MPRRRVAAKREILDDPKYGSQILAKFMNHVMESGKKAVAERIVYGALDTVKARKNSDPLEIFEKALDAIAPLVEVKSRRVGGATYQVPVEVRPSRRNALAMRWLVDYARKRGEKSMALRLAGELLDAAEGKGAAVKKREDVHRMAEANKAFSHYRF; from the coding sequence ATGCCAAGACGTCGTGTAGCAGCAAAACGTGAGATCCTTGACGATCCGAAGTACGGATCCCAGATTCTCGCCAAGTTCATGAACCACGTGATGGAAAGCGGCAAGAAGGCCGTAGCCGAGCGCATCGTTTACGGTGCCCTGGATACCGTCAAAGCACGCAAGAACAGCGACCCCCTGGAAATCTTCGAGAAAGCTCTCGACGCCATCGCTCCGCTGGTCGAAGTTAAGTCCCGCCGTGTCGGCGGTGCCACTTACCAGGTTCCGGTTGAAGTTCGTCCATCCCGTCGTAACGCTCTGGCAATGCGCTGGCTCGTAGACTACGCCCGCAAGCGCGGCGAGAAGTCGATGGCCCTGCGCCTGGCCGGCGAACTGCTGGATGCTGCTGAAGGCAAGGGTGCTGCAGTCAAGAAGCGTGAAGACGTGCACCGTATGGCCGAAGCCAACAAAGCGTTCTCGCACTACCGCTTCTAA
- the rpsL gene encoding 30S ribosomal protein S12 — MATINQLVRQPRKRTVEKSDVPALQNCPQRRGVCTRVYTTTPKKPNSALRKVCRVRLTNGFEVSSYIGGEGHNLQEHSVVLIRGGRVKDLPGVRYHTVRGSLDTSGVKGRNQGRSKYGTKRPK, encoded by the coding sequence ATGGCAACTATCAACCAGCTGGTACGTCAGCCGCGTAAGCGTACCGTCGAGAAATCCGACGTACCTGCGCTGCAGAACTGCCCGCAGCGTCGTGGCGTGTGCACCCGTGTGTACACCACCACGCCGAAAAAACCTAACTCGGCACTGCGTAAAGTATGCCGTGTGCGTCTGACCAACGGTTTCGAGGTTTCCTCGTACATCGGTGGTGAAGGCCACAACCTGCAAGAGCACAGCGTCGTCCTGATCCGTGGCGGCCGTGTAAAAGACTTGCCAGGTGTTCGTTACCACACCGTTCGCGGCTCTCTGGATACTTCGGGCGTTAAAGGCCGTAACCAGGGTCGTTCGAAGTACGGTACCAAGCGTCCGAAGTAA
- the rpoC gene encoding DNA-directed RNA polymerase subunit beta', which yields MKDLLNLLKNQGQVEEFDAIRIGLASPEMIRSWSFGEVKKPETINYRTFKPERDGLFCAKIFGPVKDYECLCGKYKRLKHRGVICEKCGVEVALAKVRRERMAHIELASPVAHIWFLKSLPSRIGLLMDMTLRDIERVLYFESYVVIDPGMTTLEKGQLLNDEQYFEALEEFGDDFDARMGAEAVRELLHAIDLEHEIGRLREEIPQTNSETKIKKLSKRLKLMEAFQGSGNLPEWMVLTVLPVLPPDLRPLVPLDGGRFATSDLNDLYRRVINRNNRLKRLLDLSAPDIIVRNEKRMLQEAVDALLDNGRRGRAITGSNKRPLKSLADMIKGKQGRFRQNLLGKRVDYSGRSVITVGPTLRLHQCGLPKKMALELFKPFIFGKLEMRGLATTIKAAKKMVERELPEVWDVLAEVIREHPVLLNRAPTLHRLGIQAFEPVLIEGKAIQLHPLVCAAYNADFDGDQMAVHVPLTLEAQLEARALMMSTNNILSPANGEPIIVPSQDVVLGLYYMTREAINAKGEGRVFADLQEVDRVFRAGEAALHAKIKVRINETVKERDGSVVKNTRIVDTTVGRALLFQVVPAGLPYDVVNQPMKKKAISKLINQCYRVVGLKETVIFADQLMYTGFAYSTISGVSIGVNDFVIPDEKARIIGTATDEVKEIESQYASGLVTQGEKYNKVIDLWSKANDEVSKAMMANLSKEKVIDREGKEVEQESFNSMYMMADSGARGSAAQIRQLAGMRGLMAKPDGSIIETPITANFREGLSVLQYFISTHGARKGLADTALKTANSGYLTRRLVDVAQDLVVTEIDCGTDQGLLMTPHIEGGDVVEPLGERVLGRVIARDVFKPGTEDVIVPAGTLVDEKWVEFIELNSIDEVVVRSPINCETRYGICAKCYGRDLARGHQVNIGEAVGVIAAQSIGEPGTQLTMRTFHIGGAASRTSAADSVQVKNGGMVRLHNLKQVERADGNLVAVSRSGELAIADEFGRERERYKLPYGAVISVKEGEKVEAGAIVAKWDPHTHPIVTELKGTVTFVGMEEGITIKRQTDELTGLTNIEVLDVKDRPAAGKEIRPAIKMVDASGKDLYLPGTDVPAQYFLPANALVGVADGAQIGVGDVIARIPQETSKTRDITGGLPRVADLFEARRPKEASILAEVSGTIAFGKETKGKRRLVITPTDGSEPYEELIPKWRHLNVFEGEQVNRGEVISDGPSDPHDILRLLGVSALAKYIVNEIQDVYRLQGVKINDKHIETILRQMLRKVEITESGDSSFIKGDQMELTQVLVENERLAAEDKFVSKFTRVLLGITKASLSTESFISAASFQETTRVLTEAAVTGKRDYLRGLKENVVVGRLIPAGTGLAYHSERKRRRDADKPLRVSASEVEAALTEALNSSGN from the coding sequence TTGAAAGACCTACTGAATTTGCTGAAAAACCAGGGTCAAGTCGAAGAGTTCGACGCCATCCGCATCGGTCTGGCGTCGCCTGAAATGATCCGTTCGTGGTCGTTCGGTGAAGTTAAGAAGCCGGAAACCATCAACTACCGTACGTTCAAGCCTGAACGTGACGGCCTGTTCTGCGCCAAGATCTTTGGCCCAGTCAAGGACTACGAGTGCCTGTGCGGCAAGTACAAGCGCCTCAAGCACCGTGGCGTGATCTGTGAAAAGTGCGGCGTTGAAGTCGCCCTGGCCAAGGTTCGTCGTGAGCGCATGGCGCACATCGAGCTGGCCTCGCCGGTCGCCCACATCTGGTTCCTGAAGTCGCTGCCGTCCCGTATCGGCCTGCTGATGGACATGACCCTGCGTGATATCGAGCGCGTGCTCTACTTCGAGAGCTACGTGGTTATCGACCCGGGCATGACCACCCTGGAAAAGGGCCAGCTGCTGAACGACGAGCAGTACTTCGAAGCGCTGGAAGAGTTCGGTGACGACTTCGACGCCCGCATGGGTGCCGAGGCTGTCCGCGAGCTGCTGCATGCTATCGACCTGGAGCACGAGATCGGTCGCCTGCGCGAAGAGATTCCGCAGACCAACTCGGAAACCAAGATCAAGAAGCTGTCCAAGCGCCTGAAGCTGATGGAAGCGTTCCAGGGTTCGGGCAACCTGCCTGAGTGGATGGTCCTGACCGTCCTGCCAGTATTGCCGCCGGACCTGCGTCCGCTGGTACCACTGGATGGCGGCCGCTTCGCGACCTCCGACCTGAACGACCTGTATCGTCGGGTGATCAACCGTAACAACCGTCTGAAGCGCCTGCTGGATCTGTCGGCGCCGGACATCATCGTGCGCAACGAAAAGCGCATGCTGCAGGAAGCGGTCGACGCCCTGCTGGACAACGGCCGTCGCGGTCGCGCCATCACTGGCTCGAACAAGCGTCCGCTGAAGTCCCTGGCCGACATGATCAAAGGTAAGCAAGGTCGCTTCCGTCAGAACCTGCTCGGTAAGCGTGTGGACTACTCCGGCCGTTCGGTAATTACCGTAGGCCCGACCCTGCGTCTGCACCAGTGCGGTCTGCCGAAGAAGATGGCTCTCGAGCTGTTCAAGCCGTTCATTTTCGGCAAGCTGGAAATGCGTGGTCTGGCGACCACCATCAAGGCTGCCAAGAAGATGGTCGAGCGTGAGCTGCCAGAGGTGTGGGACGTGCTCGCCGAGGTGATCCGCGAACACCCCGTGCTGCTCAACCGCGCACCGACCCTGCACCGTCTGGGTATCCAGGCCTTTGAACCGGTTCTGATCGAAGGCAAGGCTATTCAGCTGCACCCGCTGGTCTGTGCCGCGTACAACGCCGACTTCGACGGTGACCAGATGGCCGTTCACGTGCCACTGACCCTGGAAGCCCAGCTCGAAGCGCGCGCGCTGATGATGTCGACCAACAACATCCTGTCGCCAGCCAACGGTGAGCCAATCATCGTTCCGTCGCAGGACGTGGTACTGGGTCTGTACTACATGACCCGTGAAGCCATCAACGCCAAGGGCGAAGGTCGCGTATTCGCCGACCTGCAGGAAGTCGACCGCGTATTCCGCGCCGGCGAGGCTGCCCTGCACGCGAAAATCAAGGTTCGTATCAACGAAACCGTGAAAGAGCGTGACGGTTCCGTGGTCAAGAACACCCGCATCGTCGACACCACCGTCGGCCGTGCGCTGCTGTTCCAGGTTGTGCCGGCAGGCCTGCCGTACGACGTGGTCAACCAGCCGATGAAGAAAAAGGCGATCTCCAAGCTGATCAACCAGTGCTACCGCGTGGTTGGTCTGAAAGAGACCGTTATCTTCGCTGACCAGCTGATGTACACCGGTTTCGCTTACTCGACCATTTCTGGCGTTTCCATCGGTGTTAACGACTTCGTTATCCCGGACGAGAAAGCCCGCATCATCGGTACCGCTACCGACGAAGTGAAGGAAATCGAGAGCCAGTACGCCTCCGGCCTGGTAACCCAGGGCGAGAAGTACAACAAGGTCATCGACTTGTGGTCGAAGGCGAACGACGAAGTGTCCAAGGCGATGATGGCCAACCTCTCGAAAGAGAAGGTCATCGACCGCGAGGGCAAGGAAGTCGAGCAAGAATCCTTCAACTCGATGTACATGATGGCTGACTCCGGTGCGCGTGGTTCCGCAGCCCAGATCCGTCAGCTGGCCGGTATGCGTGGCCTGATGGCCAAGCCGGACGGCTCGATCATCGAGACGCCGATCACGGCGAACTTCCGTGAAGGCCTGAGCGTTCTGCAGTACTTCATTTCGACCCACGGTGCTCGTAAGGGTCTGGCGGATACCGCACTGAAGACTGCGAACTCCGGTTACCTGACTCGTCGTCTGGTAGACGTTGCCCAGGATCTGGTGGTTACCGAGATCGACTGTGGCACCGACCAGGGCCTGCTGATGACTCCGCACATCGAAGGCGGCGACGTTGTAGAGCCGTTGGGCGAGCGTGTACTGGGTCGTGTCATCGCCCGTGACGTGTTCAAGCCAGGCACCGAGGACGTCATCGTTCCGGCCGGTACCCTGGTTGACGAGAAGTGGGTCGAGTTCATCGAGCTGAACAGCATCGACGAAGTGGTCGTGCGTTCGCCGATCAACTGCGAAACCCGCTACGGCATCTGCGCCAAGTGCTACGGTCGTGACCTGGCCCGTGGTCACCAGGTGAACATCGGTGAGGCTGTCGGCGTTATCGCTGCGCAGTCGATCGGTGAGCCGGGTACCCAGCTGACCATGCGTACGTTCCACATCGGTGGTGCTGCAAGCCGTACCTCGGCTGCCGACAGCGTCCAGGTGAAGAATGGCGGTATGGTCCGTCTGCACAACCTGAAGCAGGTTGAGCGTGCCGATGGCAACCTGGTTGCCGTATCGCGTTCGGGCGAGCTGGCCATTGCCGACGAATTCGGTCGTGAGCGTGAGCGTTACAAGCTGCCTTACGGTGCGGTGATTTCGGTCAAGGAAGGTGAAAAGGTCGAAGCTGGCGCCATCGTCGCCAAGTGGGACCCGCACACCCACCCGATCGTTACCGAGCTGAAAGGTACCGTGACCTTCGTGGGCATGGAAGAAGGCATCACCATCAAGCGTCAGACCGACGAACTGACCGGTTTGACCAACATTGAGGTGCTGGACGTCAAGGATCGCCCTGCCGCTGGTAAGGAAATCCGTCCGGCAATCAAGATGGTCGACGCTTCTGGCAAGGACCTGTACCTGCCAGGTACCGACGTACCTGCCCAGTACTTCCTGCCGGCCAACGCCCTTGTCGGTGTGGCTGACGGTGCGCAGATCGGTGTTGGTGACGTTATCGCGCGTATCCCGCAAGAAACGTCGAAGACCCGTGACATCACCGGTGGTCTGCCGCGCGTTGCCGACCTGTTCGAAGCGCGCCGTCCGAAAGAAGCCTCGATTCTGGCTGAAGTCAGCGGCACCATCGCCTTCGGCAAGGAAACCAAAGGCAAGCGTCGTCTGGTCATTACCCCGACCGATGGCAGCGAGCCGTACGAAGAGCTGATTCCGAAGTGGCGTCACCTGAACGTCTTCGAAGGCGAACAGGTAAACCGCGGCGAAGTTATCTCCGACGGCCCGAGCGATCCGCACGACATCCTGCGTCTGCTGGGTGTGAGCGCGCTGGCGAAGTACATCGTCAACGAAATCCAGGACGTTTACCGTCTGCAGGGCGTGAAGATCAACGACAAGCACATCGAGACCATCCTGCGTCAGATGCTGCGCAAGGTCGAGATCACCGAGTCGGGTGATTCCAGCTTCATCAAGGGCGACCAGATGGAACTGACCCAGGTGCTGGTAGAGAACGAGCGTCTCGCCGCCGAGGACAAGTTCGTCTCCAAGTTCACCCGCGTGCTGCTGGGTATCACCAAGGCCTCGCTGTCGACCGAGTCGTTCATCTCCGCGGCTTCCTTCCAGGAAACTACCCGCGTACTGACCGAAGCGGCGGTAACCGGCAAGCGCGACTACCTGCGCGGCCTGAAAGAGAACGTGGTCGTGGGTCGTCTGATCCCGGCCGGTACTGGTCTGGCCTACCACAGCGAGCGCAAGCGCCGCCGTGACGCCGACAAGCCGCTGCGTGTTAGCGCCAGTGAGGTGGAAGCCGCACTGACCGAAGCGCTGAACTCCAGCGGTAACTAA